One segment of Candidatus Nitrospira nitrificans DNA contains the following:
- the cimA gene encoding citramalate synthase produces the protein MALLEIYDTTLRDGAQAEDVSFSAEDKVRIAQKLDSLGVHFIEGGWPGANPKDIEFFRMIKTIPLKHADVIAFGSTRKASNIVRKDPNLQALLAAETKTITLFGKTWSLHVTDALGISLSKNLELIADSIAYLHGKGRRVFYDAEHFFDGYKTNPEYALATIRKAVEAGAERVILCDTNGGTMPWEVREICGVVQRECPVPLGIHAHNDCEMAVANSLVAIELGIRQVQGTINGIGERCGNANLCSIIPNLELKMKRPALTDRLSHLKDVSGFVTEIANLMPNKHQPYVGDSAFAHKGGVHIHAVLKNPATYEHVDPARVGNRQRMLISDYGGRSGLLDKIEAYGITLAKDHSKVDELIHTLKDRESQGYQFEGAEGSFELLMRKAMGSHRPSFQLLGFRVIVEKKQEDGTTLSEATVMVKVGDVVEHTAAVGAGPVNALDHALRKSLEKFYPQLQEVKLLDYKVRVLAANRGTESKVRVLIESGDHKDKWGTVGVSENIIEATWQALVDSIEYKLLAKG, from the coding sequence ATAGCGTTGTTGGAAATCTATGACACGACGTTGCGCGACGGGGCTCAGGCGGAGGATGTCAGTTTCTCTGCTGAAGACAAAGTGCGAATCGCGCAAAAGTTGGATAGCCTGGGGGTTCATTTTATCGAAGGCGGTTGGCCCGGGGCGAACCCCAAAGACATTGAATTCTTCCGGATGATCAAGACGATTCCACTGAAACATGCCGATGTGATCGCGTTTGGGTCGACCAGAAAAGCCAGTAATATTGTCCGCAAAGACCCCAATCTCCAGGCCTTACTCGCCGCCGAGACCAAAACCATCACCCTCTTTGGGAAGACCTGGTCGCTCCACGTGACCGATGCCCTCGGCATCTCGCTGAGCAAGAACTTAGAGTTGATCGCCGATTCCATCGCCTATCTCCACGGAAAAGGACGCCGGGTGTTCTACGATGCGGAGCATTTCTTCGACGGATACAAGACCAATCCCGAGTATGCGCTAGCCACCATCAGAAAAGCGGTGGAGGCCGGAGCCGAACGGGTCATCCTTTGCGATACGAACGGCGGCACGATGCCGTGGGAAGTTCGCGAGATCTGCGGCGTGGTTCAACGCGAGTGTCCGGTGCCGCTCGGGATTCATGCGCATAACGACTGTGAAATGGCCGTGGCGAACTCGCTTGTGGCGATCGAATTGGGCATCCGGCAGGTCCAGGGGACGATCAATGGGATCGGAGAGCGGTGTGGGAATGCCAACCTCTGTTCGATCATTCCGAATTTAGAATTGAAGATGAAGCGTCCGGCCTTGACCGATCGCTTGAGCCATCTCAAGGATGTGTCGGGGTTTGTCACGGAAATCGCGAATCTGATGCCCAACAAACATCAGCCCTATGTCGGCGATTCCGCGTTTGCGCACAAAGGGGGCGTGCATATTCACGCCGTGCTGAAGAATCCGGCGACTTATGAACATGTCGATCCGGCCCGAGTCGGGAATCGGCAACGGATGCTGATTTCCGACTACGGAGGACGGAGCGGGCTTCTCGATAAAATCGAAGCGTATGGGATCACGCTTGCAAAGGACCATTCCAAGGTCGACGAGCTGATCCATACGCTGAAGGATCGAGAGAGCCAGGGCTATCAATTCGAAGGCGCCGAAGGATCGTTCGAATTGCTCATGCGAAAGGCCATGGGGAGCCATCGGCCCTCGTTTCAATTACTCGGGTTTCGTGTGATTGTCGAGAAGAAGCAGGAGGATGGAACGACTCTTTCCGAAGCCACGGTGATGGTCAAAGTCGGCGATGTGGTCGAACATACGGCGGCGGTCGGGGCCGGACCCGTCAATGCGCTCGACCATGCGTTGCGAAAGTCATTGGAGAAGTTTTACCCTCAGCTTCAGGAAGTGAAACTTCTTGACTATAAGGTGCGTGTTTTGGCGGCTAATCGAGGGACCGAGTCAAAGGTGCGTGTCTTGATCGAATCGGGAGACCATAAGGATAAGTGGGGGACGGTCGGGGTCTCGGAAAACATCATCGAGGCGACGTGGCAGGCGCTCGTGGACAGTATCGAATACAAACTTCTCGCGAAGGGCTAG
- a CDS encoding integration host factor subunit alpha has translation MRKADIADEIFKQVGISKNEAADIVEFVLNMLKSVLQKGESVKIAGFGNFVVRSKGARKGRNPRTGEEIGITPRRVVTFRPSQVFKKYVNS, from the coding sequence ATGAGAAAGGCGGATATCGCTGACGAGATTTTCAAGCAAGTCGGCATTTCAAAAAATGAAGCCGCTGATATCGTTGAGTTTGTCCTGAATATGTTGAAGTCGGTCTTGCAGAAGGGAGAATCGGTCAAAATCGCGGGGTTTGGAAATTTTGTCGTCCGCAGCAAGGGAGCCCGGAAGGGACGAAATCCTCGAACCGGAGAAGAGATTGGGATTACCCCCCGTCGAGTCGTGACATTTCGGCCAAGCCAGGTATTCAAGAAGTACGTCAATTCATAG
- a CDS encoding MerR family transcriptional regulator, protein MGTEPRLGSKVFYKIGEVSQLTKLPAYVLRFWESQFTFLKPKKSRGNQRLYVQRDVETVLEIKRMLYEEGHTLDGVKRYWVRRGRAASRRLRPREVAKKLRGDLQVILKIIDSHSS, encoded by the coding sequence ATGGGAACTGAACCCAGGCTGGGGAGCAAGGTTTTCTATAAGATCGGAGAAGTGAGTCAGTTGACGAAGCTTCCCGCGTATGTGCTCCGTTTCTGGGAATCTCAATTTACGTTTCTGAAACCAAAAAAGAGTCGAGGGAATCAACGCCTCTATGTACAACGAGATGTCGAAACCGTGCTGGAAATCAAGCGAATGCTCTATGAAGAGGGCCATACCCTCGATGGGGTCAAGCGATATTGGGTACGGCGCGGCCGAGCCGCTTCGCGGAGGCTGCGTCCCAGAGAGGTCGCTAAAAAATTGAGAGGGGATCTTCAAGTTATTCTCAAAATTATCGACTCGCATTCGTCCTGA
- the surE gene encoding 5'/3'-nucleotidase SurE gives MRILVTNDDGIQSPGIAALAKALAAIGEVWIVAPDRERTAVAHAVTLHKPLRLHQLSPRTYAVNGTPVDCVNLALLKVMPKPPAIVVSGINKGVNLGDDVMYSGTVSAAMEGAILGIPSVAVSQEGQEKFRFEIGAIYAARVARLVLAHGLPEETLLNVNIPDRPQRGIRGARVTCLSRRRFDNPIIEKLDPHGRKYYWIAGKRVSWSRSKDADHEAIEEGFVSITPIRLDSTNHGVLDQFRAWEPIMTHGVKKPQPLARRSLHPGQREA, from the coding sequence ATGCGCATCCTCGTCACCAATGATGATGGTATCCAGTCGCCAGGGATTGCAGCCTTGGCGAAGGCGCTTGCCGCCATCGGTGAAGTCTGGATTGTCGCGCCGGATCGGGAGCGCACGGCCGTCGCCCACGCCGTGACATTGCATAAGCCGTTGCGTCTTCATCAACTGAGCCCACGCACGTATGCCGTGAATGGAACTCCCGTGGATTGCGTGAACCTTGCGCTGCTGAAAGTCATGCCGAAACCGCCCGCCATTGTCGTCTCCGGTATTAACAAAGGGGTGAACCTCGGCGATGATGTCATGTATTCAGGCACGGTGTCGGCGGCGATGGAAGGGGCCATCCTTGGCATCCCGTCCGTAGCCGTATCGCAAGAGGGGCAGGAGAAATTTCGATTTGAAATCGGCGCGATCTATGCCGCGCGTGTCGCGCGTCTGGTCCTTGCTCATGGACTGCCCGAGGAGACCCTTTTGAATGTCAATATCCCGGATCGCCCGCAACGGGGAATTAGAGGCGCGCGGGTCACCTGTCTCAGCCGAAGGCGGTTTGATAATCCCATTATCGAAAAACTGGATCCGCACGGCCGCAAGTACTACTGGATTGCAGGAAAGCGGGTCTCGTGGAGTCGCAGTAAGGACGCCGATCATGAAGCGATTGAAGAGGGCTTTGTTTCCATCACTCCGATCCGCCTGGATAGCACGAACCATGGCGTGCTGGATCAGTTTCGCGCATGGGAGCCGATCATGACCCATGGAGTCAAGAAACCTCAACCGCTCGCTCGTCGATCCCTCCATCCAGGACAACGAGAGGCGTGA
- a CDS encoding DedA family protein has translation MIEAIIGELSRFVIACISRFGYGGILFTMAVESACIPLPSEIIMPFSGYLITTGQFTMLGVTLAGAVGNVLGSIVAYYAGVWGGRPFAERYGPYVLVSRHDLDVADRWFAKYGEAAVFFSRMLPVVRTFISLPAGIAKMNFPRFVVFTFVGALPWCWLLAYIGLRMGEQWEHLRDYFHQFDIVIGFFLALALGYFLWSHWPKRSPTTP, from the coding sequence CTGATCGAAGCCATCATCGGCGAGTTGAGCCGATTCGTCATTGCGTGTATCTCACGATTTGGCTATGGCGGGATCCTCTTCACGATGGCCGTCGAAAGCGCCTGTATTCCGCTTCCCAGTGAAATTATCATGCCGTTTTCAGGCTATTTGATCACGACAGGACAGTTTACGATGCTCGGGGTCACGCTGGCCGGGGCAGTCGGCAATGTGCTCGGTTCGATCGTGGCATACTATGCGGGGGTCTGGGGCGGACGACCGTTTGCAGAGCGCTATGGGCCGTATGTCCTGGTCTCGCGCCACGATCTGGATGTGGCCGATCGCTGGTTCGCCAAATATGGAGAAGCTGCGGTCTTTTTCAGCAGAATGCTTCCGGTCGTGCGGACGTTTATTTCGCTCCCGGCCGGCATTGCGAAGATGAATTTCCCGCGGTTCGTCGTCTTCACCTTTGTCGGAGCGTTGCCCTGGTGCTGGCTGTTGGCCTATATCGGCCTTCGCATGGGCGAACAGTGGGAACATCTGCGGGATTACTTTCATCAATTTGACATCGTCATCGGGTTTTTTCTGGCGCTTGCCCTCGGGTACTTTCTCTGGTCCCATTGGCCGAAGCGTAGCCCTACGACTCCATGA
- the cysS gene encoding cysteine--tRNA ligase yields MLKIYNTLTGKKELFEPIAPKTARMYVCGVTVYDYCHIGHARSALVFDMLRRYLEYSGYAVTFVKNFTDVDDKIIKRANEQGISCGAITAKYIHAYHEDMGKLGIRAATEEPKATEHIADIIHLTEQLTAKGLAYVVDGDVYFEVSKYPEYGRLSKRRLEDLQAGARVDVDERKRHAMDFALWKSSKPGEPAWESPWGLGRPGWHIECSAMSIRHLGETFDIHGGGMDLIFPHHENEIAQSCGATGKEFARYWVHNGFVQINKEKMSKSLGNFFTIREIFEKSEWPEEIMGEILRYFLLSTHYHGPLDFSDQALKESKNALNGFYDLFQRLDEPEEKATADQELREVIERCRVTFQSTMDDDLNTPEAIASLQGLKANVNKLLNQGLSIPARKRVREEFRSLGENFGLFQLDKWQFGPFVVPIGQAKEADEAMPIGVKTSGLADTEIEDLLRERNESRRRKDFQRADEIRKSLASQGIIIEDKPDGTTRWKR; encoded by the coding sequence ATGCTCAAGATCTACAATACGCTGACCGGAAAGAAGGAGCTGTTTGAGCCGATCGCGCCGAAAACGGCGAGGATGTATGTGTGTGGCGTGACGGTCTATGACTATTGCCATATCGGCCATGCACGGAGTGCCTTGGTGTTCGACATGCTCCGGCGGTACTTGGAATACAGCGGCTATGCCGTGACCTTCGTGAAGAATTTCACCGATGTCGACGACAAGATCATCAAACGAGCAAACGAACAAGGCATCTCCTGCGGCGCGATTACCGCCAAGTACATTCACGCCTACCATGAGGATATGGGTAAACTGGGCATCCGAGCCGCGACGGAGGAGCCGAAGGCCACGGAGCATATAGCCGACATCATTCACCTCACGGAGCAATTGACTGCGAAGGGGTTGGCTTACGTGGTGGATGGAGATGTGTATTTTGAAGTCTCCAAATATCCGGAATATGGACGGCTGTCAAAACGACGACTCGAGGATTTGCAAGCCGGTGCACGTGTGGATGTGGATGAACGGAAACGCCACGCCATGGACTTCGCCCTATGGAAAAGCAGTAAGCCAGGTGAGCCGGCATGGGAAAGCCCCTGGGGACTCGGTAGGCCCGGCTGGCATATCGAGTGCTCCGCTATGTCGATCCGGCACCTCGGTGAAACCTTCGACATCCATGGCGGGGGGATGGATCTCATTTTCCCGCACCATGAGAACGAGATTGCGCAATCATGCGGAGCGACGGGAAAAGAATTCGCGCGTTATTGGGTCCACAACGGATTCGTGCAGATCAATAAAGAAAAGATGTCGAAATCGTTGGGGAACTTCTTCACGATCCGCGAGATTTTTGAAAAGTCGGAATGGCCGGAAGAAATCATGGGAGAAATTCTCCGATACTTCCTCCTTTCGACGCATTACCATGGGCCGCTCGACTTCTCCGATCAGGCCTTGAAAGAGTCAAAGAACGCGTTGAATGGCTTCTACGATCTCTTTCAACGGTTGGACGAGCCGGAAGAGAAAGCCACAGCCGATCAGGAACTCCGTGAAGTGATCGAACGGTGTCGAGTGACGTTTCAATCGACCATGGATGACGACCTGAATACACCCGAAGCGATCGCCTCCTTACAAGGCCTGAAAGCCAACGTCAATAAGCTGCTCAATCAAGGTTTATCCATACCCGCACGCAAAAGGGTCAGGGAAGAGTTTCGGAGTCTTGGAGAAAATTTTGGACTCTTTCAGTTGGACAAGTGGCAGTTTGGGCCGTTTGTTGTGCCAATTGGCCAAGCCAAGGAAGCCGACGAGGCCATGCCGATCGGGGTGAAGACATCCGGACTCGCTGATACCGAGATCGAAGATCTGTTGCGTGAACGAAATGAATCCCGCCGTAGAAAGGACTTTCAGCGAGCGGATGAAATAAGGAAGTCGCTTGCTTCGCAGGGCATCATCATTGAGGACAAGCCCGATGGCACCACCCGGTGGAAGCGCTGA
- the rlmB gene encoding 23S rRNA (guanosine(2251)-2'-O)-methyltransferase RlmB, which translates to MAPPGGSAEAQDILYGLHAVREALKAGNRPLQRMLVLRTDKQFTDLVQLARSRRVPIHIQPLTSFDRLVPNGKHQGVVAFTSAKAYQTEESILARAVQRHEAPLLVILDGVEDPHNLGAVLRTAEGAGAHGVLIPERRAAGLTSVVAKASAGAIDHIPVARVTNMSRSIESLKTAGVWIYGVTPAAKKLFTDVDLREPVGLVLGGEGTGIRPGVLQHCDECIRIPLRGQIESLNVSAAAAIVLFEAVRQRRAAQSGPDATGS; encoded by the coding sequence ATGGCACCACCCGGTGGAAGCGCTGAGGCGCAGGACATTCTCTATGGTCTCCATGCCGTACGCGAAGCGCTGAAGGCCGGAAACAGACCATTGCAACGCATGTTGGTGCTTCGGACCGACAAACAGTTCACCGACCTGGTGCAACTGGCTCGATCACGCCGTGTTCCGATTCATATTCAACCTCTGACCTCTTTCGACCGCCTGGTTCCCAACGGCAAGCATCAAGGCGTCGTGGCCTTTACCTCGGCAAAGGCTTATCAGACGGAGGAATCGATCCTCGCTCGAGCCGTCCAACGGCATGAGGCGCCCCTGTTGGTCATCTTGGACGGAGTTGAAGATCCACACAATCTCGGCGCCGTGCTTCGGACGGCTGAGGGCGCCGGCGCCCACGGGGTATTGATCCCTGAACGACGGGCCGCCGGACTGACGTCAGTCGTGGCCAAAGCTTCGGCCGGAGCCATCGATCACATTCCCGTTGCGCGTGTGACAAACATGAGCAGGTCGATCGAGTCGTTAAAGACGGCTGGAGTGTGGATCTACGGAGTGACGCCCGCCGCGAAGAAGCTATTTACGGATGTCGACCTCCGAGAACCGGTCGGTCTCGTCCTGGGAGGAGAGGGAACGGGGATCAGACCCGGCGTCTTGCAACATTGTGATGAATGCATCCGCATTCCTCTGAGAGGCCAGATCGAATCGTTGAATGTATCCGCGGCGGCGGCCATCGTCCTATTTGAGGCGGTTCGTCAACGCCGCGCAGCCCAGAGCGGGCCTGACGCTACCGGATCTTGA
- a CDS encoding response regulator transcription factor, with translation MAKTTGKPRPRKSLANLEPPARSKRPESLTSREQEILELIWAGFKNKEIGQRLRISVKTVEAHRANMMKKMRVSNTAQLLKTAIQGGVLKIR, from the coding sequence ATGGCAAAGACAACTGGAAAACCACGGCCTCGAAAATCTCTTGCCAATCTCGAACCTCCGGCGCGTTCAAAACGGCCGGAGTCTCTCACGTCACGCGAACAGGAAATTTTGGAATTGATTTGGGCGGGATTTAAGAACAAGGAAATCGGGCAACGGTTGAGGATCAGCGTCAAAACCGTGGAAGCCCACCGCGCCAATATGATGAAGAAAATGCGCGTGTCGAATACCGCTCAACTGCTGAAGACGGCCATCCAGGGTGGCGTACTCAAGATCCGGTAG
- a CDS encoding prepilin peptidase — protein MHDGSILFPLLIAGLFGAFIGSFLNVCIHRLPRQESIAWPGSHCPQCSHPIAWYDNIPLVSYLVLAGQCRHCGARIPFRYPLVEILNALGYAGIFWFFGPGWVAAAYGLLYSALLVVAGTDLSHKIIPNAVTFPGIIVGLVCATTILPLGFLDSMLGLLVGGGILWLLAWASPYLFGKEGMGGGDIKLLAMIGAFLGWKPALMTIMLGSLLGSLVGIALIATQVIKREDYIPFGPFLVCGALVALFFGQSLLDWYQGLLAG, from the coding sequence ATGCATGATGGATCAATTCTGTTTCCGCTCCTGATCGCCGGCCTTTTCGGTGCCTTCATCGGCAGTTTTCTCAACGTCTGTATCCACCGATTGCCACGGCAGGAATCGATCGCATGGCCCGGCTCTCATTGTCCCCAATGCTCTCATCCCATTGCCTGGTACGATAACATTCCTCTCGTCAGTTATTTGGTTTTGGCTGGACAGTGCAGGCATTGTGGCGCGCGCATTCCTTTCCGCTATCCCCTAGTCGAAATCTTGAATGCGTTAGGCTACGCCGGGATTTTCTGGTTCTTCGGCCCAGGCTGGGTTGCAGCGGCCTACGGGTTGCTCTATTCAGCCCTCCTTGTGGTAGCCGGGACGGACCTGTCTCATAAGATTATCCCCAATGCCGTAACGTTTCCAGGGATCATTGTAGGTCTCGTCTGTGCCACCACCATCCTACCCCTCGGCTTCCTGGATAGCATGCTGGGGCTTCTCGTCGGTGGAGGAATTCTGTGGCTTTTGGCATGGGCCAGTCCCTATCTCTTCGGGAAAGAGGGAATGGGGGGAGGGGACATCAAGCTTTTGGCGATGATAGGCGCGTTTTTGGGCTGGAAGCCTGCCCTGATGACGATCATGCTAGGATCGTTGCTGGGATCACTCGTGGGAATTGCCCTTATCGCCACACAGGTGATCAAGCGCGAAGACTATATTCCCTTCGGACCTTTTCTGGTATGCGGTGCCCTGGTGGCACTATTCTTTGGGCAGTCTCTCCTTGACTGGTATCAAGGACTCCTGGCCGGATAA
- a CDS encoding GspH/FimT family pseudopilin, whose protein sequence is MKQEGKTLTELMVVVAIMGMVATMALPNYSVLDSRTQVRCTTEEIASELRLARQLAMTYRDRVRIIVDPEQKALTTQFVNTVTTHHAYHYGGKGIVIEEPSAGPEILFHPSGRSASATTIRLHSLEGQTQQLTVSITGRVSIL, encoded by the coding sequence ATGAAGCAAGAAGGCAAGACATTGACAGAGCTCATGGTGGTTGTCGCGATCATGGGGATGGTTGCCACGATGGCCCTCCCCAACTACTCGGTCCTCGACTCGCGCACGCAGGTCCGTTGTACGACCGAGGAAATCGCGTCGGAACTGCGCCTTGCACGCCAGCTTGCAATGACCTATCGAGATCGCGTTCGAATCATCGTCGATCCAGAGCAGAAGGCTCTTACCACTCAGTTCGTCAACACGGTAACCACGCATCATGCGTATCACTATGGAGGAAAGGGGATTGTGATCGAAGAACCCAGCGCGGGGCCCGAGATCCTCTTCCATCCTAGCGGACGCTCGGCCAGTGCCACGACGATTCGACTACACAGCCTGGAAGGACAGACCCAGCAGCTCACCGTGAGCATCACGGGTCGGGTATCGATCCTATGA
- a CDS encoding type IV pilus modification PilV family protein produces the protein MMMNGGFSLIEVMVAMVIAGIALMGVLGAVEVSSRHLQQGGLNSKAIELAQARLEAKRSVRWQSLLEDDLDRDGTFETLMMDDGQGPDRTAGDGVYTAGYERDGMTVVWTIEAERTGPLRSAPMVRIRAVASYSGLNGHRRHVQVATIRANPNFVGQR, from the coding sequence ATGATGATGAATGGTGGGTTCAGTCTGATCGAAGTAATGGTGGCCATGGTGATTGCCGGGATTGCCCTGATGGGTGTTCTGGGAGCAGTGGAAGTGTCATCCAGGCATCTTCAACAGGGCGGCTTGAATAGTAAGGCGATCGAGTTGGCCCAGGCACGGTTGGAAGCGAAACGGTCCGTTCGTTGGCAATCCCTTCTTGAAGATGATCTCGATCGCGATGGGACTTTCGAAACGCTCATGATGGATGACGGCCAAGGCCCTGATAGGACTGCGGGTGATGGGGTCTATACAGCCGGCTATGAGCGTGACGGGATGACGGTCGTGTGGACGATTGAAGCCGAACGCACAGGGCCACTGCGTTCCGCCCCCATGGTGAGGATTCGAGCGGTCGCGTCTTATTCTGGTCTTAACGGGCATAGAAGACACGTGCAGGTGGCGACCATTCGAGCTAATCCAAATTTTGTGGGGCAACGATGA
- a CDS encoding PulJ/GspJ family protein — translation MNQGDVTRSDKRRRRSIDIGLDTRGMCLTELIVSLTAGVIVLAAALNAFTVAQAHVSKQQKDLRHQQDLRLGLEIFEQEVRLAVAESIVSATANDFHFHANIGAYHTMTTSSVVPGQSVVTVQNGSGWSEGKTVIICGQQACEEHRLSRSGQRYQLTLTEPVATAFPAGASVEVKNRVIYYPKRDENGRVSLMRMVDGGANTLIGDLDDLHFTYWDEYGHVTQQPSLVKRVVLEIESQRSLHRMLREVSLRS, via the coding sequence ATGAACCAAGGAGATGTCACCAGATCGGACAAGCGGCGCCGGCGCTCCATCGACATTGGACTCGACACGCGCGGTATGTGTCTGACCGAATTGATAGTTAGTTTGACGGCCGGAGTGATCGTATTGGCTGCCGCATTGAATGCCTTCACTGTCGCGCAGGCCCATGTCAGCAAACAGCAAAAGGACCTGAGACACCAGCAGGACCTCAGACTGGGGTTAGAGATATTCGAACAAGAAGTCCGATTGGCGGTTGCCGAGTCGATCGTGTCAGCGACGGCGAATGACTTTCACTTTCACGCCAATATCGGTGCCTATCACACGATGACCACTAGTTCGGTGGTGCCGGGTCAATCAGTTGTGACAGTGCAGAATGGCAGTGGATGGAGTGAGGGAAAGACCGTCATCATTTGCGGTCAGCAGGCCTGCGAAGAGCATCGACTTTCCCGTTCAGGGCAGCGTTATCAGCTGACCTTGACCGAGCCGGTGGCCACGGCTTTTCCCGCCGGTGCCTCCGTGGAAGTGAAGAATCGGGTGATCTATTACCCCAAGCGAGATGAAAACGGAAGGGTGAGTCTGATGCGGATGGTCGACGGAGGAGCGAATACGCTTATCGGAGATTTGGACGATCTACATTTTACATACTGGGACGAGTATGGGCACGTCACGCAGCAGCCATCGCTCGTGAAGCGAGTCGTGCTTGAAATCGAGTCTCAACGCTCCCTGCATAGAATGCTGCGGGAAGTAAGTCTTCGATCATAG
- a CDS encoding GspE/PulE family protein: MITQSAETHQKRQVLSAASLKKLSMAKQPRKMTMGRSLLDCIAYRGLIKQADLDAAIEESLSREIDLETLLLDKYRVPKPALGSALSEFYQCSYVSYDERTVIDPELLKNLSCDYLRRNSWIPLKRQGAVLDILINDPHDLEQGLDIRRAFPGTTVRFSVGLRRDIEQYLLVATGQANGGSITEILGELVDEAGIERNGEAESGEIDENDSAIVRLANQVIAEAYRLGASDVHIEPYSDRKETAVRFRVDGTCFTYMRIPAVYRRAIVSRLKIMANLDIAERRKPQDGKIRYKLAKDREIELRVATLPTAGNNEDVVLRLLTAKDTMPLEAMDFSQNILQVVKELSERPHGIFLCVGPTGSGKTTTLHAVLKHINTDERKIWTAEDPIEISQEGLRQVQVHPKIGFTFAAAMRAFLRADPDVIMIGEMRDKETADVAIEASLTGHLVMSTLHTNSAVETVTRLLDMGCDSFNFADAMLGVLAMRLCKRICAHCKEGYHPTQQEYDELVQGYGPCYWEKLGVTYTDDLTLYRGKGCDVCNQNGFKGRVALHELLVGTEEIKNLIQGRARTTEILSVAMRDGMVTLLQNGIQKVLAGLTTYRQVRAVAIK; the protein is encoded by the coding sequence ATGATCACGCAAAGCGCTGAGACTCATCAGAAACGGCAGGTCCTCTCGGCTGCCAGTCTGAAAAAGCTGTCGATGGCCAAACAACCTCGCAAGATGACGATGGGGCGCAGTCTCTTAGACTGTATCGCCTATCGTGGGCTCATCAAACAGGCGGATCTCGATGCTGCGATAGAAGAATCCCTATCACGGGAAATCGATCTCGAGACTCTCTTGCTCGATAAGTACCGCGTCCCGAAGCCTGCACTGGGATCGGCGCTCAGCGAATTCTACCAATGCTCATACGTCTCCTATGATGAGCGCACCGTCATCGACCCAGAGCTCTTGAAAAACCTCAGTTGCGATTATCTCAGACGCAATTCGTGGATTCCCTTGAAACGACAAGGGGCTGTTCTCGATATTCTCATCAATGATCCGCACGATCTGGAGCAAGGACTCGATATCCGACGCGCGTTCCCCGGCACGACGGTACGCTTCTCAGTCGGGCTTCGGCGGGATATCGAACAATATCTCCTTGTCGCAACAGGGCAGGCCAACGGGGGATCGATTACCGAGATTCTCGGAGAACTCGTCGATGAAGCGGGCATCGAACGGAACGGCGAGGCCGAATCAGGAGAGATCGACGAAAACGACTCAGCCATCGTGCGCCTCGCGAATCAGGTGATCGCCGAAGCGTATCGATTGGGCGCCTCTGATGTCCACATCGAACCTTATTCGGATCGCAAAGAAACGGCCGTACGGTTTCGTGTCGATGGGACCTGTTTTACCTATATGCGTATTCCCGCCGTGTATCGGCGTGCCATTGTGTCGCGGTTGAAGATCATGGCCAACCTCGATATAGCTGAACGACGGAAACCTCAGGATGGAAAAATCCGCTACAAATTGGCGAAAGATCGTGAAATCGAGTTGCGGGTAGCGACGTTACCTACCGCAGGAAATAACGAAGATGTGGTCCTGCGTCTTCTCACGGCAAAAGACACCATGCCCTTAGAGGCCATGGACTTTTCTCAGAACATTCTGCAGGTCGTCAAAGAACTGTCCGAGCGTCCGCATGGAATTTTTCTTTGTGTGGGACCGACCGGCTCCGGAAAAACCACCACGCTGCACGCCGTTCTGAAACATATCAACACCGATGAGCGAAAGATCTGGACCGCAGAGGATCCCATCGAGATCTCACAGGAAGGTTTGAGACAGGTTCAGGTGCACCCTAAAATTGGGTTTACCTTTGCTGCGGCGATGCGCGCATTCCTTCGAGCCGACCCGGACGTGATCATGATCGGGGAGATGCGCGACAAGGAAACAGCCGATGTCGCGATCGAAGCGTCGCTCACCGGTCATCTGGTGATGAGCACACTCCATACCAACAGTGCAGTGGAAACAGTCACTCGACTGCTGGACATGGGTTGCGACTCGTTCAACTTTGCCGACGCGATGCTGGGGGTACTGGCTATGCGCCTCTGCAAGCGTATTTGTGCTCACTGCAAAGAGGGCTACCACCCCACTCAGCAAGAGTATGACGAACTCGTGCAGGGATATGGCCCGTGCTATTGGGAGAAACTCGGCGTTACGTATACCGACGATCTGACGCTCTATCGCGGAAAGGGTTGTGACGTCTGCAATCAAAATGGGTTTAAGGGGCGTGTGGCGTTGCATGAACTTCTGGTGGGAACAGAAGAGATCAAGAACCTGATTCAGGGGAGGGCGCGAACAACCGAAATTCTTAGTGTGGCGATGCGGGATGGAATGGTCACCTTGCTGCAGAATGGGATCCAGAAAGTGCTGGCGGGTCTGACGACTTATCGGCAAGTCCGAGCCGTTGCGATAAAGTAG